One genomic segment of Myxococcales bacterium includes these proteins:
- the mtgA gene encoding monofunctional biosynthetic peptidoglycan transglycosylase: MQNCNQSLSRNRIILPTALICTFIYICTITMAISTPDVTPLLWRIPWRTSFMWKSEKKPLRNYVPISEISPHLRTAVILAEDDRFEEHEGVDWKAIKKAAEINMQRGKFSRGGSTITMQLAKNLYLSPDKNLFRKLKEILITFKLENTLSKERILEIYLNVAEWGNGIFGAEAAANHYFGKKAKHLSRHEAAFLAAILPRPKFYDRNRGGPYLQRRISSIEGRL; this comes from the coding sequence ATGCAAAACTGTAACCAGTCGCTTTCAAGGAATCGAATTATACTCCCGACCGCCCTCATCTGCACTTTCATATATATATGTACGATCACCATGGCGATCTCAACCCCCGATGTAACTCCCCTCCTCTGGCGTATCCCGTGGAGGACCTCCTTCATGTGGAAGAGTGAAAAGAAACCCCTGAGAAATTACGTTCCTATAAGTGAGATATCCCCTCACCTTCGCACCGCCGTCATCCTGGCCGAGGATGACCGCTTCGAGGAACATGAGGGGGTTGACTGGAAGGCGATAAAAAAAGCAGCGGAGATAAACATGCAGCGCGGGAAGTTCAGCCGCGGCGGCTCTACGATCACGATGCAGTTGGCAAAAAATCTCTACTTGAGCCCCGACAAGAACCTCTTTCGCAAGCTCAAGGAAATACTGATAACCTTCAAACTGGAAAACACGCTATCCAAGGAAAGAATTCTCGAGATATATCTCAACGTCGCCGAATGGGGGAACGGAATATTCGGTGCGGAGGCAGCGGCAAATCACTATTTTGGAAAGAAAGCCAAACATCTTTCCAGGCATGAAGCGGCATTTCTCGCGGCGATTCTGCCACGTCCAAAATTCTACGACCGAAATCGCGGCGGCCCCTACCTGCAACGCAGGATCTCATCGATAGAGGGACGGCTGTAA
- a CDS encoding thiolase family protein, with translation MTRTVIVSAARTPIGSFQGALSQLRAPDIGAVTIRSVCDRSKVDPSSIDGVIMGCVLPAGLGQSPARQASLAADLPDSVGVLTVNKVCSSGLVSIMLADKTIRAGDAEIVVAGGMESMSNPPYYLPNARGGLRMGDSKLVDGMIFDGLWDIYSDTHMGTCAELCAEKYSFTREMQDAYAIESYNRAQRAIADGLFKEEIAPVEVPQRKGNPVICDTDEEPSRVNFEKLPTLKAPFKKDGTITPANASSISDGAASVLVMSEERAKKLGLKPMVSIIAHASFSQAPEWFTTAPVGAIKAVLKKANLSISDIDLFEINEAFSAVVMAAIKEFSLDPALVNVNGGAVALGHPIGASGARIMVTLIHALRKSGKKRGLAAICNGGGEATAMIVEMP, from the coding sequence ATGACACGCACGGTTATCGTTTCAGCGGCAAGAACTCCGATCGGAAGTTTTCAGGGCGCGCTTTCTCAGCTTCGCGCTCCTGATATCGGAGCTGTCACCATAAGATCGGTTTGCGACAGGTCAAAGGTCGATCCTTCATCTATAGATGGTGTGATAATGGGCTGCGTGCTTCCCGCCGGATTGGGGCAGTCGCCAGCGAGGCAGGCCTCGCTTGCCGCCGATCTTCCCGATTCGGTCGGGGTTCTCACGGTCAACAAGGTCTGCAGCTCCGGACTCGTCAGCATAATGCTGGCGGATAAGACCATTCGCGCAGGAGATGCCGAGATAGTCGTCGCAGGCGGAATGGAATCGATGAGCAATCCTCCCTACTATCTGCCGAATGCTCGCGGAGGTTTGCGGATGGGCGACAGCAAACTCGTGGACGGGATGATCTTCGATGGGCTGTGGGATATCTATAGCGATACGCACATGGGAACCTGCGCGGAACTTTGTGCCGAAAAATATTCATTCACTCGCGAGATGCAGGACGCCTATGCGATAGAGAGCTATAACAGAGCGCAGAGGGCGATTGCGGATGGCTTATTCAAGGAGGAAATAGCTCCAGTGGAAGTTCCCCAGCGGAAAGGGAACCCCGTGATCTGCGATACCGACGAGGAACCTTCGCGTGTCAACTTCGAGAAGCTTCCAACCCTCAAGGCCCCGTTTAAGAAAGACGGTACGATCACTCCGGCAAACGCGAGTTCGATATCTGACGGTGCCGCATCGGTTCTGGTGATGAGCGAAGAGAGGGCGAAGAAGCTGGGGCTGAAACCCATGGTTTCGATAATCGCTCATGCCAGTTTTTCGCAGGCTCCGGAGTGGTTTACAACCGCACCGGTCGGAGCGATCAAGGCGGTGCTGAAAAAGGCAAATCTTTCCATTTCCGATATCGACCTTTTCGAGATCAACGAGGCCTTTTCCGCGGTTGTCATGGCTGCGATAAAGGAATTTTCGCTCGATCCAGCCCTGGTGAACGTGAATGGCGGAGCGGTGGCACTGGGTCACCCGATAGGCGCATCAGGCGCGCGGATAATGGTTACGCTGATTCACGCCCTGCGCAAGTCAGGTAAAAAACGCGGGCTTGCTGCCATCTGCAACGGAGGAGGCGAGGCGACGGCGATGATTGTCGAGATGCCTTGA
- a CDS encoding dCTP deaminase codes for MAVKSDSWIKRMATENGMIEPFEEKQVREGISYGLSSYGYDFRIGPTFKIFEPRQNAVMDPKADSSGNFRDYEGEFCDIPPGSYVLAKTIEYFRIPRDVVTICFGKSTYARCGVDIHVTPFEPEWEGHATIAISNRTPLPARIYAGEGMGQILFLQSDQACALSYADKKGKYQAQKNITLAKGNG; via the coding sequence ATGGCGGTGAAGTCCGACAGCTGGATAAAGCGCATGGCGACGGAAAATGGGATGATAGAGCCCTTCGAGGAAAAACAGGTGAGGGAGGGGATATCCTACGGGCTTTCTTCCTACGGCTACGACTTCAGGATCGGCCCAACATTCAAGATTTTTGAGCCGCGACAGAACGCTGTTATGGACCCGAAGGCCGATTCGTCGGGGAATTTTCGCGATTACGAAGGCGAATTTTGCGACATTCCCCCGGGCAGCTACGTTCTCGCCAAGACGATAGAATATTTCCGAATCCCGCGCGACGTGGTCACCATCTGCTTCGGCAAGTCCACCTATGCCCGCTGCGGCGTCGATATCCACGTGACACCCTTCGAGCCGGAATGGGAAGGGCACGCCACGATAGCTATTTCTAACAGGACTCCTCTTCCCGCCAGAATTTATGCTGGTGAGGGGATGGGTCAGATTCTTTTTTTGCAGTCCGATCAGGCGTGCGCCCTCTCCTACGCGGACAAAAAGGGGAAATATCAGGCGCAGAAAAATATAACTTTAGCTAAGGGGAACGGCTGA
- a CDS encoding nicotinate-nicotinamide nucleotide adenylyltransferase, with amino-acid sequence MRNRVAIFGGSFNPPHRGHTEICRWIFDRGLADEVIVVPCFIHPFSKSLEKFEHRLAMLHLALSPLPFPIRVSDIEREMGGVSITLRTIERLKKRDPDSRFLLVAGSDIRGDISKWHQFERIRGEVEIIEIPRGSESRIPNISSTDVREKIRSGRRFHEDLEKAVAMYIITHGLYRE; translated from the coding sequence GTGAGGAACAGAGTCGCAATTTTTGGGGGTTCGTTCAATCCGCCTCATCGCGGCCATACCGAAATATGCAGGTGGATTTTTGACAGGGGGCTGGCTGACGAGGTGATAGTCGTCCCGTGCTTTATCCATCCTTTTTCCAAATCGCTCGAAAAATTCGAGCACAGGCTGGCGATGCTCCATCTGGCCCTTTCACCTCTTCCCTTTCCTATCAGGGTCAGCGACATAGAGCGTGAAATGGGAGGGGTCAGCATAACCCTTCGGACGATCGAACGGCTGAAAAAAAGGGATCCCGACAGCAGATTCCTTCTGGTTGCTGGCAGCGATATCAGGGGGGATATCTCAAAGTGGCATCAGTTCGAACGCATCAGGGGAGAGGTTGAAATAATCGAGATTCCGCGCGGCAGCGAATCGAGGATACCGAATATAAGTTCCACCGATGTGCGCGAAAAAATCCGCAGCGGCAGGCGCTTTCATGAGGATCTGGAAAAGGCGGTGGCGATGTACATAATAACCCATGGCCTCTATAGGGAGTGA
- a CDS encoding DnaJ domain-containing protein yields the protein MKDYYQVLGVPRGASVDEIKKAYRRLAKQYHPDVNKGEKGAEERFKEISEAYNVLSDPEQRKKYDMFGSAFDGAGQDFSGFRWQSTGGGQGFDPSQINFGDIGDLGDILGDLFNMGGVRRKTYSPGDARRSSYQPTVNGQDTFADVEVSFDDAIEGTERRISIRRGDRTENLTVKIPAGVDNGSKVRISGKGQPGFGGGKDGDLYLRIHVTPHPLFWREGADIYTEIPVTIYDAVLGASVEVPTTGGSAKMKIPVGTAGGQKFRLSGKGAPVLGKRGKRGDQYVIVKVVPPKKLSAEAKKAFESIAEQFPYDPKGFDSQ from the coding sequence ATGAAAGATTATTATCAGGTTCTGGGCGTCCCCCGCGGGGCGAGCGTCGATGAAATAAAAAAGGCCTATCGCAGGCTCGCGAAGCAGTATCATCCCGACGTCAACAAGGGGGAGAAGGGGGCTGAGGAACGTTTCAAAGAGATATCAGAGGCGTACAACGTCCTCTCCGATCCCGAGCAGCGCAAGAAATACGATATGTTCGGCAGTGCATTCGATGGCGCCGGGCAGGATTTCAGCGGATTCAGATGGCAGAGCACGGGGGGCGGGCAGGGTTTCGATCCTTCCCAGATAAACTTCGGAGATATTGGAGACCTCGGAGATATCCTCGGCGACCTCTTCAACATGGGAGGGGTTAGAAGAAAGACGTACTCCCCCGGCGATGCGCGCAGGTCTTCCTATCAGCCCACGGTAAACGGGCAGGATACCTTCGCGGATGTGGAGGTATCATTTGATGATGCCATAGAAGGAACCGAGCGCAGAATATCGATCAGGCGAGGGGATAGGACCGAAAATCTCACCGTAAAAATTCCGGCCGGTGTGGACAACGGCTCGAAGGTCAGGATAAGCGGCAAGGGCCAGCCCGGTTTTGGCGGTGGGAAGGATGGCGATCTCTATTTACGGATTCATGTGACGCCGCATCCGCTCTTCTGGCGGGAGGGGGCCGATATCTATACCGAGATTCCCGTGACGATCTACGATGCGGTCCTGGGAGCAAGTGTCGAGGTGCCGACAACCGGAGGCAGTGCGAAAATGAAGATCCCGGTTGGGACGGCCGGCGGACAGAAATTCCGCCTTTCCGGCAAAGGGGCTCCGGTTCTGGGAAAGCGAGGCAAGCGCGGAGATCAGTACGTGATCGTGAAGGTAGTGCCTCCGAAGAAGCTCTCCGCCGAGGCGAAGAAGGCCTTCGAATCGATTGCCGAGCAGTTCCCGTATGATCCAAAAGGGTTTGATTCGCAGTAA